In Natrinema amylolyticum, the following are encoded in one genomic region:
- a CDS encoding CopG family ribbon-helix-helix protein — MASPGVSIPDEMIEDVDEIAYERSEPGNSVSRSEIIREAIEEYLERQDRRSGQANDDSVDGAQATN; from the coding sequence ATGGCATCTCCAGGGGTAAGCATCCCGGACGAAATGATCGAGGACGTCGACGAAATTGCCTACGAGCGTAGCGAACCAGGCAACTCGGTGAGCCGCTCAGAGATCATCCGAGAGGCGATCGAGGAATATCTCGAGCGTCAAGACCGCCGATCAGGCCAAGCAAACGATGACTCGGTCGACGGAGCACAGGCTACGAATTAA
- a CDS encoding CopG family ribbon-helix-helix protein, producing the protein MANTGITVPDELLEDFDDKVFEMKAEGEIDRDASRSEVIRTLMEEWVEGNSTSDSTATMATAN; encoded by the coding sequence ATGGCAAATACTGGGATTACTGTTCCCGACGAGCTGCTCGAGGACTTCGACGACAAAGTCTTCGAGATGAAGGCCGAGGGAGAGATCGATCGCGATGCTTCGAGGAGCGAGGTTATTCGCACCCTCATGGAGGAGTGGGTAGAGGGAAACTCGACGTCCGATTCGACGGCAACGATGGCGACAGCTAACTAA
- a CDS encoding HalOD1 output domain-containing protein: MSEGEAISLKVVEEVADREEIDPAELQPPLHTVIDTEALDTLFRSTPTTARGDGTIEFEYRGYKIQVDGSGEVQIGEQLSFTERSEPCTQRAKDTVND, translated from the coding sequence ATGTCAGAGGGGGAGGCGATAAGTCTCAAAGTTGTTGAAGAAGTAGCTGACCGGGAAGAAATAGACCCGGCAGAACTTCAGCCACCACTACACACCGTGATTGATACAGAGGCTCTAGATACCTTATTTCGATCTACACCCACTACAGCCAGGGGAGACGGAACAATCGAATTTGAATACCGGGGCTACAAGATCCAAGTTGATGGTTCTGGAGAAGTGCAGATAGGCGAACAACTTTCGTTCACTGAGCGATCCGAGCCGTGCACACAGCGGGCTAAAGACACGGTCAACGACTAG
- a CDS encoding DUF7344 domain-containing protein has product MNQIEAFRILASADRQLVLQELLEQDEVASVEEISQQVAIRRHQVSPEKISDTHVERAHVRLVHTHFPMLQEKGVIDVNWDENSISLIDDGDVIQLFDAAEELEGWPPDDLPKQPSD; this is encoded by the coding sequence ATGAACCAGATAGAGGCATTTCGTATTCTCGCCAGCGCCGATCGCCAACTTGTACTCCAAGAGTTATTAGAACAGGATGAAGTGGCCAGTGTAGAGGAAATTTCGCAGCAGGTAGCCATTAGGAGACATCAAGTCTCTCCCGAGAAAATTAGTGATACCCACGTTGAGCGTGCACATGTCCGATTGGTTCATACCCATTTTCCGATGCTACAAGAGAAGGGCGTTATTGACGTTAACTGGGATGAGAACAGCATATCACTCATCGATGACGGTGATGTAATCCAGCTGTTTGACGCTGCTGAGGAATTAGAAGGTTGGCCCCCGGATGATCTACCAAAACAGCCGTCAGACTAG
- a CDS encoding DUF7344 domain-containing protein — protein sequence MVGPATEFDTLLELCQDQHRRIILAVLASEKRSLTVNDLTKAIIKHNHHTPLREISKEESMQIQVELHHVHIPKLEDQSLVEYDQERQLVEPTLQFDQLQPQLSAIIDADPILDPPVAL from the coding sequence ATGGTTGGGCCTGCTACCGAGTTCGATACGCTTCTCGAATTGTGTCAAGATCAACACCGTCGCATCATCCTTGCAGTACTCGCAAGTGAGAAGCGGTCGCTAACGGTGAACGATCTCACGAAGGCAATCATTAAACACAATCACCACACACCGCTGAGAGAGATTTCCAAAGAAGAATCGATGCAGATTCAGGTGGAACTGCACCACGTGCATATCCCGAAGTTAGAAGACCAATCGCTTGTTGAATACGATCAGGAACGCCAACTGGTGGAGCCAACTCTCCAGTTTGATCAGTTGCAACCCCAGCTGTCAGCCATTATTGACGCAGACCCCATTCTTGACCCACCAGTTGCGCTGTGA
- a CDS encoding bacterio-opsin activator domain-containing protein, producing the protein MSIIAEFSVKSDDFALNHALTAAPQMIVEIEQVVATMEDRIMPYFWVSGGDHTEFEDAFQDDESVTNIAVIDEVEGARLYRAEWTANVETLIYAYVELGATLMQAIGKAEDWELRIRFDSQDALSEFQKYCNENSISFELNRTQEQEQPMASAQYDLTPTQRETLVTALEAGYYEVPRAVTMRELAEQMGVAQQTLSNRFRAAYNNLITSTLTISHPDEDKD; encoded by the coding sequence ATGAGTATTATCGCCGAGTTTTCCGTCAAATCAGACGATTTCGCACTGAACCACGCACTCACAGCTGCTCCGCAGATGATCGTCGAGATCGAACAGGTCGTGGCGACGATGGAAGATCGGATTATGCCTTATTTCTGGGTGAGCGGTGGTGATCACACAGAGTTCGAAGATGCGTTTCAGGACGATGAATCCGTGACAAACATCGCTGTTATCGACGAAGTAGAGGGTGCGAGATTGTATCGGGCCGAGTGGACGGCAAACGTCGAGACCCTCATCTATGCATACGTTGAACTCGGCGCGACACTCATGCAAGCAATCGGCAAAGCGGAAGACTGGGAATTGCGAATTCGATTCGACAGTCAGGACGCTCTCTCGGAATTTCAAAAATACTGTAATGAGAATAGTATTTCATTCGAACTTAATCGAACCCAAGAACAGGAACAACCGATGGCGAGCGCCCAGTACGATCTCACGCCGACGCAACGGGAGACACTGGTAACTGCGCTCGAAGCAGGCTACTATGAGGTTCCACGCGCAGTAACGATGAGGGAACTGGCGGAACAAATGGGGGTTGCTCAACAGACACTTTCAAACCGATTCCGCGCCGCATACAACAATCTCATTACCAGTACGTTGACGATCAGCCATCCAGACGAGGATAAAGACTAA
- a CDS encoding response regulator: MGDGSSEAVILLVEDNPGDIRLIEEAFSDGNIGNTLTTVTDGQEALDFINQRGEYEDASRPDIVLLDLKLPKVDGEDVLHEIKHHPELDQTTVIVLTGMDEDLIESRDLDHDADEDAVLEKPVDPSEFVELIRSFEQFRLAVIRED, encoded by the coding sequence ATGGGAGATGGGTCATCGGAGGCGGTCATACTGCTAGTAGAAGACAATCCCGGTGATATTCGCCTCATCGAAGAAGCCTTCTCAGACGGCAATATCGGAAACACACTTACCACCGTTACTGATGGCCAAGAAGCACTCGACTTCATTAATCAACGAGGAGAGTACGAGGACGCTTCTCGACCGGATATTGTGCTGCTCGATCTGAAACTGCCGAAAGTGGACGGTGAAGATGTTCTACACGAAATCAAACATCACCCCGAACTGGATCAGACAACAGTGATCGTCCTGACGGGGATGGATGAAGACCTGATTGAATCGCGTGATCTTGATCATGATGCGGACGAAGATGCAGTCCTCGAAAAGCCGGTTGATCCCAGTGAGTTCGTTGAGCTCATTCGATCGTTTGAGCAGTTTCGGTTGGCAGTTATACGAGAAGACTAA
- a CDS encoding Cdc6/Cdc18 family protein: MIESRYVFRDDYPTPILHRNTELNALSRALKPTGYGRRAEDVLIHGPSGVGKTASARWMLRKLQQQWGLESTVVECSGKTRNGIIHEAVTEHSNSGVVHRNQPRDELVDGLATAVGDGPYVLVLDEADVIPDLDVLEDLFAVDGVSVVAIAHQQVEWLNRVDRDFRSHFRGDSQIEFRKYGVDELVDILQPRVEHGLEGDPTRNGDLEWIADETGGVARWAIKSVLSAAELALERKHDHFHDEDVADAFERAKRKIRKANLRSLPLPHQRLYELVRVIGPISGSEMKTTYWQFKSEIFEGQGINPVSWRQAWNYLDKMADYSLIRMPGETNAKRYEAVDPELEAPVEFNPREAVELG, encoded by the coding sequence ATGATTGAGTCTCGGTACGTCTTCAGAGATGACTACCCTACCCCCATCCTCCATCGGAATACGGAGTTAAACGCGCTCTCGAGGGCGCTCAAGCCGACGGGATACGGCCGGCGAGCGGAAGACGTGCTAATCCATGGCCCGAGCGGCGTCGGGAAGACCGCGTCGGCCAGGTGGATGCTTCGCAAACTCCAGCAGCAGTGGGGGCTCGAGTCAACTGTCGTCGAGTGCTCAGGGAAGACTCGCAACGGGATCATCCACGAAGCGGTCACCGAACACTCCAATAGTGGGGTAGTGCATCGCAACCAGCCCCGTGACGAGCTCGTCGACGGACTCGCGACAGCCGTCGGCGATGGCCCCTACGTGCTCGTACTCGACGAGGCCGACGTCATCCCTGACCTGGACGTCCTCGAGGATCTGTTCGCCGTCGACGGCGTCTCCGTGGTCGCGATCGCCCACCAGCAGGTCGAGTGGCTCAACCGCGTCGATCGTGACTTCCGGTCTCACTTCCGTGGTGACTCTCAAATCGAGTTTCGGAAGTACGGCGTCGACGAACTCGTCGACATTCTCCAGCCCCGCGTCGAGCACGGCCTCGAGGGCGACCCAACTCGGAACGGTGACCTTGAATGGATCGCCGACGAGACCGGTGGTGTTGCACGGTGGGCGATCAAGTCGGTATTGTCCGCTGCGGAGCTGGCCCTCGAGCGGAAGCACGATCACTTCCACGACGAGGACGTCGCGGATGCCTTCGAGCGAGCAAAGCGGAAGATCCGGAAGGCGAACCTCCGGTCGCTGCCACTGCCTCACCAGCGGCTCTACGAGCTCGTGCGCGTGATCGGGCCGATCTCCGGGAGCGAGATGAAAACGACCTACTGGCAATTCAAAAGCGAGATCTTCGAAGGGCAGGGAATCAATCCTGTGAGTTGGCGGCAGGCCTGGAACTATCTTGACAAAATGGCCGACTACAGCTTGATCAGAATGCCTGGCGAAACGAACGCGAAGCGGTACGAAGCGGTCGATCCGGAATTAGAAGCACCTGTCGAGTTCAACCCTCGAGAGGCTGTGGAACTGGGGTAA
- a CDS encoding DUF7344 domain-containing protein: protein MGQDNHDSNGSNLSLDACLELLANRQRRAIIEFFLDSETDHVPIDELISTILDEEVSATGERPGHDSVAATLYHVHLPKFTDAGILEYDTRNLDVRYHGDDRVEKLYEAIQEFE from the coding sequence ATGGGGCAAGACAACCACGATTCCAACGGTAGCAACCTTTCCCTTGACGCATGCCTCGAGTTACTGGCAAACCGGCAGCGCCGGGCAATTATCGAGTTTTTCCTTGATTCAGAGACAGACCATGTCCCGATAGATGAGCTCATTTCCACAATTTTGGACGAGGAAGTAAGCGCTACAGGAGAGCGTCCTGGCCACGATTCTGTTGCAGCCACATTGTACCATGTCCATTTGCCGAAATTTACTGATGCTGGTATTTTGGAATATGACACCCGAAACCTCGATGTTCGATATCATGGAGATGATCGGGTTGAAAAATTGTACGAAGCAATTCAAGAGTTCGAGTGA
- a CDS encoding HalOD1 output domain-containing protein → MDCVNTCSQESSVVVDIIQTVSSKEDCDPSELPPLNDSIDSDALGRLATADTTIHFTYCGHEITIENSEVTVAT, encoded by the coding sequence ATGGACTGCGTCAACACTTGTTCACAAGAGAGTTCAGTAGTTGTTGATATAATACAAACTGTTTCCTCTAAGGAGGATTGTGATCCCAGCGAGCTACCCCCGCTGAATGACTCAATTGATTCTGATGCGCTCGGTCGTCTTGCCACGGCGGATACGACTATTCACTTCACGTATTGCGGACACGAGATAACAATCGAAAACAGCGAGGTGACTGTTGCAACATGA
- a CDS encoding HalOD1 output domain-containing protein yields MRLSSEKKNPLTGIVAGGLDRYACERTRQDHPTSGVRIIRVTQNMPPDSPHSLPEDHVIVEYEIPEGESVSIATIRAVSSLKECDPCNLTPLYETIDPDMLDDLCKSQQDGTVKFVFSNFHITVERGEYLLLQPAA; encoded by the coding sequence ATGAGACTCTCAAGTGAAAAGAAAAATCCACTCACAGGGATTGTAGCCGGTGGTTTGGACCGATACGCCTGCGAGCGCACCCGACAGGACCACCCCACTTCAGGTGTAAGGATTATCCGAGTAACTCAGAATATGCCCCCGGACAGTCCACACTCACTCCCGGAAGATCATGTGATAGTAGAGTATGAAATTCCGGAAGGAGAATCAGTGAGTATAGCGACTATTCGTGCTGTAAGTTCACTAAAAGAGTGCGATCCTTGCAATTTAACCCCATTATATGAGACAATAGATCCAGACATGTTGGATGACCTGTGTAAGTCACAGCAGGATGGGACAGTCAAATTCGTCTTCAGTAACTTTCACATCACCGTTGAGAGAGGCGAGTATCTTCTACTTCAACCAGCGGCTTGA
- a CDS encoding TrmB family transcriptional regulator has product MSNEEPAISALEQLGLTEYEARCFVALTRIAQGTAKEISQISDIPRSRVYDTVDRLHRRGLVDIQQSEPREFRAISKEQAFDRLREDYNSSIEAADAALDRVESTKTQEEKGVWAIADAGHVTDRLVDLIDNADEHVHFIIADETMFEQATLDRLAAACDRDITVIVEVPSSSVQNRVQQAIPDASIIVTESLQETQKVGQKWPGQLVLVDKQAALVSGVENSDLPGVKEETAMWTNGRDHGFAAWMPELLEDRSDRTNHKQDN; this is encoded by the coding sequence ATGTCCAACGAAGAACCTGCTATCTCAGCATTAGAGCAGTTAGGGTTAACCGAGTACGAAGCGAGATGTTTTGTTGCGCTTACTCGTATTGCACAGGGAACTGCAAAGGAAATAAGTCAGATTTCAGATATTCCCCGGTCAAGGGTTTATGATACAGTTGATCGACTCCATCGGCGTGGGCTAGTGGACATACAGCAATCCGAACCGCGGGAGTTCCGGGCTATTTCGAAAGAACAAGCATTTGATAGACTACGTGAAGACTATAATTCCAGTATTGAAGCGGCAGATGCGGCCTTAGACCGAGTTGAGTCGACCAAGACGCAGGAGGAGAAAGGTGTCTGGGCAATCGCCGATGCTGGCCACGTGACGGACCGGCTAGTTGATCTTATTGACAACGCAGACGAGCACGTCCATTTTATCATTGCTGATGAAACGATGTTTGAGCAGGCCACTCTTGACCGATTGGCAGCAGCCTGTGATCGTGATATCACAGTTATCGTAGAAGTACCGTCTAGCTCAGTGCAAAACCGTGTTCAGCAGGCTATTCCAGATGCCTCCATCATAGTGACAGAGAGTTTGCAAGAGACACAGAAGGTCGGGCAGAAGTGGCCAGGTCAGTTGGTACTGGTGGACAAGCAAGCAGCCCTTGTGAGTGGCGTTGAAAACAGTGACCTTCCAGGTGTTAAAGAAGAAACGGCAATGTGGACCAACGGACGTGACCATGGATTTGCCGCATGGATGCCGGAACTCCTCGAAGATAGATCAGATAGAACTAACCACAAACAAGATAACTAA
- a CDS encoding bacterio-opsin activator domain-containing protein, which produces MATIAKFQIPASDTALGATFEDIPSLVCEMEQAIAIDDFGIWLSGADISAINSALEADSTVTVHSVIRSADESWLYNIRFSDEIIGMISLIVEEGGTALKARAKNGRWTVELRFPTREDVSQVYEQLRGRDVQVDVVQIQPFSKDTADEIRLTPAQSEALLAAIQHGYFEIPREISQEELATELEISHQALSERFRRGFRTLATTEIKTAEKDRQQSIGSIY; this is translated from the coding sequence ATGGCAACAATCGCTAAGTTCCAAATCCCCGCTAGTGATACAGCGCTCGGAGCTACATTTGAAGATATCCCCTCACTCGTCTGTGAAATGGAACAGGCGATCGCAATAGACGATTTTGGAATTTGGTTAAGCGGAGCAGACATCTCAGCAATTAACTCTGCGCTTGAGGCAGATTCGACTGTTACTGTACATTCGGTCATCAGAAGTGCCGATGAGAGTTGGCTATACAATATCAGATTCTCAGATGAAATCATAGGCATGATCTCTCTCATCGTTGAAGAGGGAGGAACAGCACTCAAAGCGAGAGCAAAAAATGGAAGATGGACTGTCGAGTTACGTTTTCCTACTCGAGAGGATGTCAGTCAAGTCTATGAGCAGTTGAGAGGGCGTGATGTTCAGGTCGATGTTGTACAAATCCAGCCATTCTCAAAGGACACTGCTGATGAGATTAGATTGACTCCCGCACAGTCTGAAGCCCTCCTTGCTGCGATCCAACATGGCTACTTTGAGATACCACGTGAAATATCACAGGAGGAACTTGCAACTGAACTTGAAATATCGCACCAAGCACTTTCTGAACGATTTCGTCGTGGATTCCGTACACTCGCTACTACAGAAATCAAAACCGCTGAAAAAGATAGACAGCAATCTATAGGTTCTATTTATTAA
- a CDS encoding PAS domain-containing sensor histidine kinase produces the protein MSDQAGTTEGGFWADATGERALDRYSKLVNMVDDGIYQLDAEGRFVAVNDTIVEVTGYSREELLNEYASLVLADEDVSRLQREIDRRLTDDDRRDDPIEFTARTADGDAIPCELELHLLVEDGAFQGSIGVVRDITERRQVERDLQQERDLLEGVVETSPVGIAVVDADGKVTFANEHAEEIYGRSRDELSQFSHDDPRLDLVDENSEPVERGEMPFDRVVTQEEAIHDQILGLRRPSSDRVWVSVNGAPQWNEDDELERAVFAFEDVTEQRENERELEKSERRYRTLIENFPNGAVGMFDENMRYTAVGGQLLKSLDIEPEDRIGSTIHELHPDVLVEQIEPYFAGALDGEADSFEIEFGGRHLHAHALPVRDATDEVFAGMVVVRDVTERKEYKREIERHNEQLETMFEVLPVGVVVAEADGQIVEANENAHDIWGGDVFDADSVAEYEQYPVRWAESGDRVEPEEMTLARVINGEEVGEPEIFEIETADGERRLVEAEGMPIRDENGEVDRGVITLSDVTERMEAQRQLEESERLYRTLAEHFPNGVVGVYDHDLRYTLAAGEKAGDPAPSAEEGLGTRMPDLYPDDAVADLEPLFRAAIEDGESGSIETQVVGRHWRVWAMPLRDGDGDIFAGLSFAQDITERKQRERELERTLGLLERTERIADVGGWEIDPKTQDVFWTDNIFELLEVPGDEEPPLDEALDMYHEEDRPRVEAAIEDALASGNPFDIEVRLRTAASSEVRWLRLQGVPETADGEVVSFRGAAQDITERKQREQQLEKLIERLEESNERLEQFAYAASHDLQEPLRMVSSYLQLIEQRYGDALDEDGEEFLEFAVDGADRMRNMIEGLLQYSRVETQGDDFAPVDLDDVIADVHNDLQVRIEENDAEITADALPVVEGDGGQLRQVFQNLLDNAIEYSSDGPPRVNISAERNEGQWVVSVSDEGIGIDPSDTDRVFEVFQSLHANDEHTGTGIGLALCERIIERHGGEIWVESEPGEGATFSFTLPAASDQKR, from the coding sequence ATGAGCGATCAAGCCGGTACTACAGAGGGCGGGTTTTGGGCGGACGCTACCGGCGAGCGCGCGCTCGATCGTTACTCGAAGCTGGTCAATATGGTAGACGACGGGATCTACCAACTCGATGCCGAGGGGCGGTTCGTCGCTGTCAACGACACCATTGTCGAGGTTACCGGCTACTCCCGGGAGGAGCTTCTCAACGAGTACGCGTCGCTTGTGCTCGCCGACGAGGACGTCAGTCGTCTCCAGCGCGAAATCGACCGACGGCTCACCGACGACGACCGCCGGGACGATCCGATCGAATTCACGGCCCGGACAGCTGACGGCGACGCGATCCCGTGTGAACTGGAGTTACACCTACTCGTCGAGGACGGCGCGTTTCAGGGGTCCATAGGAGTCGTACGCGACATCACCGAACGCAGGCAGGTAGAACGCGACCTCCAACAGGAACGTGATCTCCTCGAGGGGGTCGTGGAAACCAGCCCCGTGGGGATCGCGGTTGTCGACGCCGACGGCAAGGTAACGTTCGCCAACGAGCACGCCGAGGAAATTTACGGTCGCTCTCGCGACGAACTCAGCCAGTTCTCCCACGACGACCCTCGCTTGGACCTCGTCGACGAGAACAGCGAGCCAGTCGAGAGGGGGGAAATGCCGTTCGACCGCGTAGTCACACAGGAAGAGGCGATACACGATCAGATCCTCGGCCTTCGCAGACCCTCTAGTGACCGCGTCTGGGTGTCAGTCAACGGCGCCCCGCAATGGAACGAAGACGATGAACTCGAACGGGCCGTGTTCGCCTTCGAGGATGTCACCGAGCAACGGGAGAACGAACGCGAGCTTGAAAAGAGCGAGCGGCGGTACCGGACGCTCATTGAAAACTTCCCGAACGGAGCGGTGGGTATGTTCGATGAGAACATGCGGTACACCGCCGTTGGCGGACAGCTCCTGAAAAGTCTCGATATAGAGCCGGAGGACCGAATCGGGAGCACTATCCACGAACTCCATCCGGACGTCCTCGTCGAACAGATCGAGCCGTACTTCGCGGGGGCACTCGATGGAGAAGCCGATTCCTTCGAGATCGAGTTCGGGGGCCGACACCTCCACGCGCACGCTCTCCCCGTCAGAGACGCCACAGACGAGGTATTCGCCGGCATGGTCGTCGTCAGGGACGTCACCGAGCGCAAAGAATACAAACGCGAGATCGAGCGGCACAACGAACAACTCGAGACCATGTTCGAGGTGCTCCCGGTCGGTGTCGTCGTCGCAGAGGCCGACGGGCAGATCGTCGAGGCCAACGAGAACGCACACGACATCTGGGGCGGGGACGTATTCGACGCAGATTCTGTCGCCGAGTACGAACAGTACCCAGTGAGATGGGCCGAATCGGGTGACCGGGTCGAGCCTGAGGAGATGACCCTGGCTCGCGTGATCAACGGCGAAGAGGTGGGCGAACCCGAAATCTTCGAGATCGAGACTGCTGATGGCGAGCGCCGCCTCGTCGAAGCGGAGGGCATGCCGATCCGAGACGAGAACGGCGAGGTAGATCGCGGCGTCATCACCTTGAGCGACGTCACCGAGCGCATGGAGGCCCAGCGCCAACTCGAGGAATCTGAACGTCTCTACCGAACGCTCGCCGAGCACTTCCCGAACGGTGTCGTTGGCGTCTACGACCACGACCTTCGGTACACGCTGGCGGCGGGCGAGAAGGCCGGCGACCCAGCGCCCAGCGCAGAGGAGGGCCTGGGGACGCGAATGCCGGATCTCTACCCCGACGACGCCGTGGCCGACCTCGAACCGCTGTTCCGGGCCGCTATCGAGGACGGCGAAAGCGGGAGTATTGAAACCCAGGTTGTCGGTCGGCACTGGCGAGTGTGGGCCATGCCGCTACGGGACGGTGACGGCGATATCTTCGCCGGTCTGAGCTTCGCCCAAGATATCACCGAGCGCAAGCAGCGTGAACGCGAACTCGAACGGACGCTCGGCTTACTCGAGCGGACCGAGCGTATCGCGGACGTCGGCGGGTGGGAGATCGACCCGAAGACCCAGGACGTGTTCTGGACCGACAACATCTTCGAACTGCTAGAGGTGCCCGGCGACGAGGAACCGCCGCTGGACGAGGCGCTGGACATGTACCACGAGGAGGACAGGCCGCGGGTCGAGGCGGCCATCGAGGACGCGCTCGCCTCTGGCAATCCCTTCGACATCGAGGTACGGCTCCGGACCGCGGCCAGCAGTGAGGTGCGCTGGCTCCGGCTACAGGGAGTCCCGGAAACTGCCGACGGCGAGGTCGTCTCGTTCCGCGGTGCGGCCCAGGACATCACCGAGCGCAAACAGCGCGAACAACAACTCGAAAAGCTGATCGAGAGACTCGAAGAATCGAATGAGCGCCTCGAACAGTTCGCCTACGCCGCATCGCACGACCTGCAAGAACCCCTGCGGATGGTGTCGAGCTACCTGCAGCTGATCGAACAGCGCTACGGGGACGCCCTTGACGAGGACGGCGAGGAATTCCTCGAGTTCGCGGTTGACGGCGCGGATCGGATGCGCAACATGATCGAGGGACTCCTCCAGTACTCCCGAGTCGAGACACAGGGCGACGACTTCGCGCCCGTCGATCTGGACGATGTTATCGCAGACGTCCACAACGATCTCCAGGTCCGGATCGAGGAGAACGACGCCGAGATAACCGCCGACGCGTTACCCGTCGTGGAGGGGGACGGCGGACAGTTACGCCAGGTGTTCCAGAACCTGCTTGACAACGCCATCGAGTATAGCAGCGACGGACCGCCCCGGGTTAATATCTCGGCCGAACGAAACGAGGGCCAGTGGGTTGTCTCGGTTAGCGACGAGGGGATCGGTATCGACCCATCCGACACCGACCGCGTCTTCGAGGTGTTCCAGAGCCTCCACGCGAATGACGAGCACACGGGGACGGGAATCGGCCTCGCGCTGTGCGAGCGCATCATCGAGCGCCACGGTGGCGAGATATGGGTCGAGTCCGAGCCCGGCGAGGGAGCGACGTTTTCCTTTACACTCCCTGCGGCGAGTGACCAGAAGAGATAG
- a CDS encoding DUF4177 domain-containing protein, giving the protein MGTEMHQQWEYKTLEPPKGLTKRETVDPTDELNRLGAEGWELAETISYDGGGTKLLLFKRPVSHE; this is encoded by the coding sequence ATGGGTACCGAAATGCACCAGCAATGGGAATACAAGACACTCGAACCGCCAAAGGGATTGACCAAGCGAGAGACAGTCGATCCAACAGACGAACTCAACCGCCTCGGTGCAGAGGGCTGGGAACTCGCAGAGACGATCAGCTACGACGGTGGCGGCACGAAACTACTGCTGTTCAAACGTCCAGTTTCTCATGAATGA